TTTGCACCTCCAATTACCTGCGTAATTGGAGGTATTTTTTTGAATTCAATCATCAACGTTATGCAAGGCTACATAGAGCAAAATAAAGACAAGTTTCTCTCAGAACTTCTTGATTTATTGAGAATTCCATCGGTAAGTGCCGATACCAAATTTAAAGACGATGTACGTAGGGCTGCCGAATTTGTAGCCGACAAAATAAAAGAAGCGGGTGCTGATTTTGTTGAAATATGCGAAACAGCTGGGCATCCTATTGTATTTGGACAAAAAATCTTGGATAAAGCTCTTCCAACTGTATTGGTATATGGTCATTACGACGTTCAGCCAGCTGACCCTTACGAATTATGGGATTCGCCTCCGTTCGAGCCTGTTGTAAAAGACGGTAAAATTTACGCCCGTGGTTCATGCGATGACAAGGGCCAATTCTATATGCACATCAAAGCATTTGAAACTATGATGGCTACCAATTCTTTGCCTTGCAATATCAAGTTTATGATTGAAGGGGAAGAAGAAATCGGTTCTGATAATTTGGGTATTTTTGTGAAAGCCAATAAAGAACGTTTGAATGCCGATGTAATCTTGATTTCGGATACCGCTATTATTGCCAATGATATTCCTTCGATAGATGTGGGCTTGCGTGGATTAAGCTACTTGGAAGTAGAAGTAACGGGCTCAAACCGTGACTTACATTCGGGCGTGTATGGTGGTGCTGTAGCCAACCCAATCAATGTTTTGAGTAAAATGATTGCTTCGTTGCACGACGAAAATAACCATATTACAATTCCAACATTCTATGACGATGTAGTTGATTTGACGGCCGAAGAAAGAGCCGCAATGGCTTTGACTCCTTTTAATTTAGAAGCCTACAAGGCCGACTTGGGAATCGACGAGGTAATGGGAGAAACAGGTTATACTACTTTAGAAAGAGCCTCTATTCGCCCAACTTTAGATGTTAATGGTATCTGGGGTGGGTATATTGGCGAAGGTGCTAAAACCGTGCTTCCTTCAAAGGCTTATGCCAAAATCTCGATGCGTTTAGTACCTAATCAGCAATCAGATAAAATTACGGCTTTATTTACCAGATATTTTGAATCAATCGCTCCTGCTGGTGTACAAGTAAAAGTACGTCCGCATCATGGTGGCGAGCCTTATGTTACTCCAACCGACTCTATCGAATACCGTGCTGCTGAAAAAGCAATGGAAGAAGCATTTGGCAAAAAACCAGTGCCAACCAGAGGAGGAGGAAGTATTCCGATTGTAGCGTTGTTTGAAAAAGAATTAGGTCGTAAAACAATCTTAATGGGCTTTGGCTTAGACACCGATGCCATTCACTCGCCAAACGAACATTATGGCTTATTCAATTTCTATAAAGGCATAGAAACAATTCCATTATTTTTCAAATATTATGCCTTAGCCTGTCAATAAACAAATAAAGCATTACAATGAAAAGAAGTTTATTGGCATTATTTGTGATGCTTTTGTTGAGCTGTATGGCAAAGGCTCAAACAACAACCCTATGGTTTCCTGAAGGACACTTGTTTGAAACCATTATGCTCGACCCGCTTGAAGCACAAAATAGTGCCAGTTTACTGAAAAACTCAAATGGGAAACTTACTCATAATGGCTTGTATGCTCCATTTTCAATAGGGGCAAAGAAGGCGTTTATTAGGTGGAAAACTCCCAACTCAAGTCGGATGTCGGAATTGAGCTTAGACATAGTCGCATTCACACAGTTCGAGCTATATCAGGAAGCCTCAGCCATGCGGCGAAGAATGCTTAATGTAGATTATCGGGTAGGTTTGATTTATGCCATTAAAAAAGAAAATCATATCACCAGAATTCGTTTGTATCACATATCGTCGCACCTTGGCGACGACTACATGATAAGCCGAGGTATTACTAGCTTTTTTGACAATAAAGTCAACTACGAGCAAGTAGATATACTTCACGCTATTCAGCAGGGTAGTATAAGGTATTATGGAGGCATAGGTGTAGGATTACGACCATTTGGCGAGCGTAAGCCTTTGAGTTTGCAGGGAGGAATATTCTTTAAAGACCATAAGGCTACTTCAAAAAACATACGAATGATTGCTGGGCTTGATATGAAACTTTTTCAACAAACAGATTTTGTTCCTAACCTAAAAATGGCTTGGGGATATGAATTTGGGAATATTACCAATGCAATTAGCATTGTTTTGGAAGGATACACAGGTAAATTACCCTATAGCCCATTAGAACAAGAAAATATTACTTGGGGTGGATTAGGAATGTACTTCAAGCCTTTTTAGTGAACCTAAGTAGTCGTGCAAAATAAGGTTAGAATTTTGATTTTAATAATTGTCTGATAATTAATTGTTTCGTCTCAAAACTCAGCATTCGTCATAAAGCATTCTTACTTATTGTATCTAAAATGCTCAATATAGAATAAATAATAACATGTCACAAGAAATCAACTTAGATAAACTAACAACCGAAGCCACTTCCAATTATAATAACCTCGACAAGATGTCGATTAAAGAAATTTTGGAAGGAATCAATAATGAGGACAAGACGGTTCCTCATGCCGTAGAACAAGCCATACCACAAGTAGAAGCCTTGGTAAGTGAAATTGTTCCTCGAATGAAGCAGGGCGGAAGATTATTCTATATTGGGGCAGGAACGAGCGGAAGGCTAGGGATTGTAGATGCGTCGGAGTGTCCTCCAACATTTGGAGTACCTTTCGATTTAGTGATAGGTATTATCGCTGGTGGCGATACGGCTATCAGAAAGGCTGTCGAAAATGCAGAAGATGATATAGAACAAGCTTGGAAAGACCTTCAGGCTTACGACATCAACGAGTTAGATACCGTTGTGGGTATTGCTGCTTCGGGGCGTACACCTTATGTTATTGGTGGCTTAAACACAGCTCGTGCCAATGGTATCTTAACGGGGGCTATTTCATGTAACAAAGGTAGCGATTTGTCGAAAGCCGCTCAATATCCCATAGAGGTTATCGTAGGGCCAGAATTTGTTACTGGAAGTACCAGAATGAAGTCGGGAACTGCTCAGAAATTGATTCTTAATATGATTTCTACTTCAGTAATGATTCAGCTGGGGCGTGTGCGTGGCAACAAAATGGTAGATATGCAGTTGAGCAACTACAAGCTTGTTGTTAGAGCCGAAAACATGGTAATGCGTGAATTGGGTATCGATAAATCATTGGCAGAAGCACTTCTTCAAGAACATGGTAGCGTTAGAAATGCAATAGATGCTTACCGAGCAGCACATTAACATAACGTTAACATTGATGATGATAATTTTATAGTAATATTGCCGTTGAAGATAGTACAAACGCTTGAAAAAATAAGAATATCCTAAGCTTCTAGTGGGTCTGGTTAGGTATTCTGGTAAAATTATCAAGAAACAGGCAAAAGATGATAAATAAATGAAATGATTCTTTTTATTTTGTAATCCTATTGTCCTACTAAATAATCTTTGGTAAAAGACTTACTATAGTTGCATATTATTAATATTTATTTTCCCAAGAAACCCTTTGATTTACAGATGAAAAAAGTTGTTTTGAGCTCATTATTCCTTGCTGCATTATCAATCAATGCTAAAGCGGAGGATTTCCCAGAAGACATCAAACCGTTGATGACAAAATATACTTGTACTGCGTGCCACAAAGTAGATGCTAGATTGGTAGGTCCTGCTTATACAGATGTTGCAAAGAAAAAGTACACCAACGAGAAAATTGTAGAATTGATTGCTAACCCAAAGCCATCTAACTGGCCAGGTTACCC
The DNA window shown above is from Flectobacillus major DSM 103 and carries:
- a CDS encoding dipeptidase; translated protein: MQGYIEQNKDKFLSELLDLLRIPSVSADTKFKDDVRRAAEFVADKIKEAGADFVEICETAGHPIVFGQKILDKALPTVLVYGHYDVQPADPYELWDSPPFEPVVKDGKIYARGSCDDKGQFYMHIKAFETMMATNSLPCNIKFMIEGEEEIGSDNLGIFVKANKERLNADVILISDTAIIANDIPSIDVGLRGLSYLEVEVTGSNRDLHSGVYGGAVANPINVLSKMIASLHDENNHITIPTFYDDVVDLTAEERAAMALTPFNLEAYKADLGIDEVMGETGYTTLERASIRPTLDVNGIWGGYIGEGAKTVLPSKAYAKISMRLVPNQQSDKITALFTRYFESIAPAGVQVKVRPHHGGEPYVTPTDSIEYRAAEKAMEEAFGKKPVPTRGGGSIPIVALFEKELGRKTILMGFGLDTDAIHSPNEHYGLFNFYKGIETIPLFFKYYALACQ
- a CDS encoding c-type cytochrome; amino-acid sequence: MKKVVLSSLFLAALSINAKAEDFPEDIKPLMTKYTCTACHKVDARLVGPAYTDVAKKKYTNEKIVELIANPKPSNWPGYPPMAAMKNVPKEDALKIAGWINSLRKKSK
- a CDS encoding DUF1207 domain-containing protein — encoded protein: MKRSLLALFVMLLLSCMAKAQTTTLWFPEGHLFETIMLDPLEAQNSASLLKNSNGKLTHNGLYAPFSIGAKKAFIRWKTPNSSRMSELSLDIVAFTQFELYQEASAMRRRMLNVDYRVGLIYAIKKENHITRIRLYHISSHLGDDYMISRGITSFFDNKVNYEQVDILHAIQQGSIRYYGGIGVGLRPFGERKPLSLQGGIFFKDHKATSKNIRMIAGLDMKLFQQTDFVPNLKMAWGYEFGNITNAISIVLEGYTGKLPYSPLEQENITWGGLGMYFKPF
- the murQ gene encoding N-acetylmuramic acid 6-phosphate etherase; translation: MSQEINLDKLTTEATSNYNNLDKMSIKEILEGINNEDKTVPHAVEQAIPQVEALVSEIVPRMKQGGRLFYIGAGTSGRLGIVDASECPPTFGVPFDLVIGIIAGGDTAIRKAVENAEDDIEQAWKDLQAYDINELDTVVGIAASGRTPYVIGGLNTARANGILTGAISCNKGSDLSKAAQYPIEVIVGPEFVTGSTRMKSGTAQKLILNMISTSVMIQLGRVRGNKMVDMQLSNYKLVVRAENMVMRELGIDKSLAEALLQEHGSVRNAIDAYRAAH